Genomic DNA from Edaphobacter lichenicola:
CGACTCCGACTCTGAATTCGTGATGCCACTAAATCCAGATACTGTGATGCCGCCAGATTATTTAAGCAGGTTGTTGATCGCATTTATCGACCCGCTCGTTGCGGCCGCAGAGGGAAAGATGCTGAAGCCAGAGCCTCTTCCAGATGGTCTTTGGATATTGGACGGTACCGGCATGACCGTGTCTCGCGCAAGAAGAGCTCGCGAGAGGGGGCAATTAGAAGTAGACCATGGGCAGTATGACCTGGCTATCGAAGTCTTTGGGGTCTCAGCAACGGCCGCCGCCTATCGGAAGAGTGCATTGGAGACGATCAAGTTTGGAGAATCAGAATACTTCGATGAGGATTTTTTTACCTACTGGGAAGACCTGGACCTGTCATGGCGAATACGATTGGCCGGCTTCCGTTGCGTTTACGTGCCCAATGCAATTATCTATCACTCGCGATTCGCAGGGCAGAGCAAACACGGATTTCGAAAACCGTCTGAGTTCACACGGCACATAAGGAATTTGCCGACTCGCGTTGTGTATTGGGATTGGAGAAATCATCTCTTTTCGATCATCAAAAATGATTTCGGGCGTAGCTTCCTGCGAGATTCGCCTTTCATCGTCACAAGAGAGCTGCTTTTGTTCGGCTACCTCGTCCTGATCGAACCTAAGTTGATCGCTGGCATTCCTGAGTTCTTCAGACTGCTTCCCCGAATCTTAAGAAAAAGGAAGATCGTACAGCAGAACCGAGTAGCCACGTCTGAGGACATGCAACGATGGTTCAGCTCTCGTTAGCTTGCGAGGTCGGCACCGTCAGCGCGTCTTGACAATGCTATTGGGAGTGAAAACCTGGAATCCATAATTCAGCTACACGCGCCGGGTCGGACGTTATCTTCCTTCGGATTCGAGTGTTTTGAGACGTTCGCGGAGACGCTGTGGGAAGCCATTGTCGAAACACCCGCGAATCCCATCGAAATATGCTTTAGCTAATATCTTGATTCTCAGCCATCGATGGTCGGCATCAAAAATTATTACCGCCGCTGCAAAACAAGCAAACCTGACAGCAAGAAGCAGATAGCGAATCACAGGATTCTTACGATAATGCTGTTCGATCCAGGCTGTATTGCGATGACGATAATAATCGAAGCAAAAACCTTGAATATCCTTTTGATAGAAAACATGAGAGAAAATCTGCTTGCTTTTTTGCCGCCGGGCAACCTCTTTGTGAGCGACGATGCTGCCGTTTGCAAGTGCGATATCTCCGATCGTTCTCAGACGCATGCAAAATTCGGTGTCATCGCGGTGAATAAAAAACTCAGGAATGGGAAGTCCAATCTTCTTAATCGAGTCATTTCGGATAAGCAGCCCTACAAAGGATGAAAACCGAACCTTCGTGTAAGGACCTGTGGCCACTCTGGACATCAACCTGAGTCCATCTGCCGTCTCATTGCCAAGTCGATCGACTTTGATATTTGCAATGGCAACTACTCGAGGATAAGACTTCCACACATTCATCAGTTCCAGGGAGTCGAGGTAGGGTTCCGTGTCATCATCCATAACCCATATCCAATCGAATCCTGCGTTGCAGGCAGCGCTCATTCCAGCGTGGAAGCCTCCGGCACCACCCAAATTCTCAGCGAGTCGAACATAGTTAACAAGCGGATTCTCTAGATAACCTCTCTCCTGTAGAAATAGTTCCGTCCCGTCCGAGCTTGCATTGTCCACGATAAAGACTGCATCAAGAGGAAGGCTCTGATTCAGCAAGGCGTCGAGACACTCAGCCAAAAGCTGCTTGCGATTGAAGGTAACAACAACTGCGGCATTTGTGCTTGGAGTCATTCGAGAGGCTAATTAAGAAGCTTGCCGCTAAGCAGTAAGGCAGCAGCGACCACTTGATCCATATTGTAGTAGCGGTACTCCGCTAGTCGGCCTATAAAAAAAGTTGAGGATTCGGCATCCGCTAGTTTTTTGTAGCTTTGATATAGAGCCTGATTTTCCGTTGTAGGCACCGGATAATAAGGTTCCCCGTGAGTTTCCGGGTATTCGTAGACTATCGAAGTCCCCGCATGGACCTGGCCTGTGAGATGTTTGAACTCTGTAATCCGGGTGTATTCGTAATCGTTTGGATAGTTAATGGTCCCAACCGGTTGGTGCTGTCCTACATGAGGGAGATGTTGATGTCGAAAAGACAAGGACCGATAAGGAAGCTTCCCGTAGCAGAAATCAAAATAGGCATCCAGCGGACCACAGTAGAAGATCTTTTCGGCAGCGACTTTATGGCGAATATCCCTGAAGTCTGTCTCAAGCTCCACTCGGATATTCGGATGATCCAGCATCCTCTCGAACATCCTGGTGTAGCCATCTGCAGGCATATTCTGGAATGTATCAGTAAAGTAACGATCGTCGTCGTTTGTGCGCACTGGAATTCTTCCAGCGACGGCCGGACTTAGCTCCGAGAGATCCAGTCCCCACTGTTTTCGAGTGTAGTTCCTGAAAAATTTATCACACAGATCTCGACCCACATTATTAAGAACCAGGTCTTCACTATTGCGGATGGGCATCCGCTTCTCTCGAACACCTTCAAGAAACGTCGCTACGCCATCTTCGTCAAGCGAAAGATCATACAGCCGGTTAATCGTCTCCCGATTGATCGGCATGGGGTAAAGGCTCCCCCCGACTGAGGAGAGTACCCTGTGCTCGTACTTCCTCCATTCAGTAAACCGGGAAAGGTATGCTTCAACATGGGAAGCGTTGGTATGGAAGATGTGAGGGCCATACTGATGCACCAGTACGCCAGCACTATCGAACTGGTCGAAGGCATTGCCACCAATATGCGGGCGTTTATCGATGACAAGAACAGATCTTCCGCGTGAAGCAAAGCGCTCCGCCATTACGGCGCCGGCAAATCCCGCGCCCACTACTAGTATGTCCGTCTTCATCCGTGAATATTCAATCGAGGACTTATCACAACCTCGTTCCAGTATCTTTAAGTGTAACTGAGTTTGGAGCATCGGGTCGCGGCTAAAGCTTCTCTGCAGATCGCTCAACCCCGTTTGCCTGCTTAGATCGCCACCATTATTCGCTAACCTTTGAAAGAGTATCGCGAACGGCGCTCCAAGTCAGACCAATTCCCTGCTCCAGCCCAGTGGAGTGTCGCCAGCCCAGGTCGTGTAAGCGGGTAACATCCATCAACTTACGAAGCGTGCCATCGGGCTTGCTGGAGTCGAAGACAAGTTCGCCGGAATAACCCAAGGTGCGACAAACTATTTCTGCAAGTTCACGAATCGTCAAGTCCTCCCCTGTGCCGAGATTGATAAGAGGCGGAGCGTCCTCGACGAGCAGAGACTGAAAGCTGGCGTCGTCGAGATTCATCAGGAACAAACAGGCTTCGGCGAGATCACCGGAATAGAGAAACTCACGGCGAGGAGTGCCTGTACCCCAGACGGTGATCTCCTTGGCACCGGACCGGATCGCCTCGAAGGTCTTGCGGATGAGCGCAGGCAGCACGTGAGAGGTCTTGGGATCGAAGTTATCGTTGGGTCCATAAATGTTGGAGGGCAGTGCAGCGAGATACTTCGTACCATATTGCCGGTTGTAGCTCCAGCACATCTCGATTCCGGCGATCTTTGCGAGCGCGTAGGGACGGTTCGTAGGTTCAAGGGGTCCAGTGAGCAGCGAAGACTCTGGCATCGGCTGAGAAGCCAGTCTCGGATAGATACAGGAAGACCCAAGAAAGAGAAGACGGGAGACGTCCGATCGACGCGCGGCCTCGATGATATTCATCTGGATAATAAGATTTTCGCGAAGGAAGTCGGCAGGAAACGTGATATTAGCTGCGATTCCACCAACCTTGGCCGCAGCAAGGAAGACATATTGAGGCTTATTTTCCGCGAAGAATCGGGCAACGGAAGAGGCTTCGAGAAGGTCCAGTTGCGCGCGCGTGCGCGTCAGGAGGTTGGTATAGCCTCGCTGCTGAAGTGCCCGATGAATAGCAGATCCAACCAGGCCGCGATGGCCAGCGATGTAGATGCGGGAGTCTAGTTTCATAGAGTATCTCTGGGCCTGCTCCGAAGGCTGGTTGCAGCGGCCGGACCTTCGGGCATCCCGGGTGCTTCACAATGCTGTCTCTTGGTGCTCCGATTTTATGAGGGCCATCCTAGTTCTCGCGAACGTTATAAGCGGCAAAGCCATGCTTTCGAACAAGCGCATCTCGCTGGGCAGCGCTAAAGTCAGCCTCGACCATCTCGCGGACAAGCTCGTCGAAACTGATTCGTGGCGTCCAGCCCAGTTCGCGCTTCGCCTTGCCGGGATCGCCAAGCAAGGTCTCCACCTCGGTTGGTCGAAAGTACCGAGGATCGACCGCGACAACCATTTTTCCCTTTGAATCAAGGGCCTTTTCCTCTAATCCGCTCCCCTGCCACGTTAGATTCAAGTCGAGAAGCGTAGCGCAGCGTTGCACAAAGTCTCTGACGCTGTACTGCTCTCCGGTTGCAATCACATAGTCCTGAGGCTTCTCCTGCTGAAGCATAAGCCACTGCATCTCAACATAGTCGCGGGCGTGGCCCCAGTCTCGTTTCGCGCTCAGATTCCCTAGAAAGATCTGATCTTGAAGCCCAGCCTTGACCCGCGCGAGGCCACGAGTAATCTTGCGAGTGACGAAAGTCTCCCCGCGGAGAGGGGATTCATGATTGAAGAGGATCCCGTTACAGGCATAGATCCCGTAAGCTTCGCGATAGTTGATACATATCCAGTAGGCATACAGCTTCGCAACGGCGTACGGGCTGCGCGGGTAGAAGGGTGTCGTCTCTCTCTGTGGAGTCTCCTGCACTAACCCGTAGAGTTCGGAGGTGCTGGCTTGGTAGAACTTGGTCTTCTTTTCCAGACCAAGAATGCGGATTGCCTCCAATAGGCGCAGCGGACCCATAGCATCCGCATCGGCCGTGTACTCAGGCTGCTCGAAAGAGACGTGGACGTGCGACTGAGCGCCAAGATTGTAGATCTCGTCAGGCTGAACTTTCTGGACGATGTGGATGAGCGAAGAAGAGTCCGTCAGATCGCCATAGTGGAGAAAGAAGCGGGTCGAGGGACTATGCGGATCCTCGTAGAGATGGTCTACCCGAGAGGTATTGAAAAGTGAGGCCCGTCGCTTGATTCCGTGAACTTCATAACCTTTAGCGAGGAGGAATTCGGCAAGATACGCTCCGTCCTGGCCAGTGACTCCGGTAATAAGGGCTTTCTTCAAAAAACTAGGTTCTCCTTAGTGCGCCGCGCAGGCTTCAGTGATTCTACTTGAAAGCGTGGGACGAACCCCATCCTGCGCTACGCTTCCTACCCAACCCTAGTCATACTGCAGCTCATGTGGCGCCGGCTCTGTCAGCGTTCCATCCTTACGCTCGTACCACATAAAAATCTTGTGGTCGCCATTCACCCTCACTGCAACAATAATTCCGCTTCCAAACGCCCCCGTCCCATCGGTCTTCGAAATATCCACGTGATGAGAACGGATCGGAGCCCCCACAGGGCTCGCAGTCGTCCAGTCTTCGGTAAATCTCTTCAGCGGATAGTCCACATGACGTTCGGGATGCTGCTGCCAGTCCGGGTCGTTTGTATAAATCGCAAACGCCTTGCCATAATCCTGGGTCTCCAGAGCGCCGAAGAAGTTGCTTACCTTATGTTCGGCCGGAAGATTGGAAAAGAACCACCCATGTCCCAACAGGAATCCACCCATCCCCAATACGACCAACAGCACAATCAGAACCCCTGAAGCGATCAACAAATTACGGTTTCGTGTCTCGCGGCGGTTATCGAACTCCGGTGCATTCAGCAGTGTCATAGTTCCTCATCCTTGTAGATCAAAACAGATCAAATTTATTAGACACCGGCGCCATCCATTCCGGACGACTGCCTTACCTTCTCGCCGCCGGTTCCCAGCCATACCTTCATCAGTCGCAAGTGATGTTGCATATGTGCGACGTAGTCCTCGATCAGGAACCCCAGCGTCAAAGACTCGCCTTCAATCAACCCGACACTTGTCAGACGCGACTTTTCGATATGACGAACCGTCCACGTCATATGCTCATTGAGCGCAAACCAAAGCGCCAGCACCTGCGCCCACTCGCGTTCGGCGTAGTGTTGAAGGTTTACCCACTCCACCTGCTCATATCCTGACTCGCTCTGTCCCGGCTCAATCTGTAATCGAACAACTCTTCCCAGATTATTCACCGCTGAATCGATAAGATGCCCAATCACCTGCTTCGCGCTCCACTTACCCGGCCGCTCCGGCACGCTCGCCTCAGCCTCGGAGAGTGTCACCAGCCACGGCATCCACTCACGCAGCACCGTCGCGAGCCGCTCGCTCAACTCGGCTGAATCCAGCAGTGCAGCATCCGACTCCTGCGCATACATCACCATCCAAACGCTCCCTTATACACTTCAAACTCAGTTCCAGTTGGCAGCAAGTATACCGACACCACATCGAACCGCACCGAAACATTGTCCCTCAGCTTCTCCGGAAATCCCTTCAGATAAGCCCGCGCCATCCTCCGCAGCATCTCTCGCTTGTCCCGGTCCACGGCCGACTCCGCCGTCATCCCATCCCTTGCACCGCGCGCCTTCACCTCGACAAAGCACAACGTCGGCCCATCCCACCCCACCAGGTCGATATCCCCCCACACCTTCGCGGTCTTCCACCTCTGCGCTACGACCGTATACCCTAACCTGCGCAGATGGAACAGAGCCTCCCGTTCGCCCTGCTCGCCCGTCGCGAGATGAGCAGGCACCCCTTCGCGACGGACACTCAGAGAATCCAGCCTGCGCATCGCCCAAGCCTGAAGATCAATCCACACCGTAGCTGTCGTCCGTTCTCTCGTATATGATTTCAGCCACCATCTCCGAGTAGAATACGTGGCTTTGGAACCGCTGTCCTTACGCCAACTCTTCCCTGTTCCACACTCAGATACGGGCCCCCTGAAAATCAGAGGTCACACATGCCAAGCGCATCGAGAGCATCGCTCTTTCTCCTTGGGGTCTTCTTGACTCTCGCCGGACCCGCGCGAGATCAAGCGATCGCTCAAAGCCAGCCGGCACCATCAACTCAAGCCGATCAACAATCGCCGCCTGAAGCCGCCGAGGCCACTGCAGACACGCAGGAGACACCGGACGACGAGCTGGACACTGCCGCCGTAACCCTCGATCTCTCCCACACCTCACCGCTCATTCAAAAGCTCTACCAGGCCACCCGCGAAACCAAAGAGCAGCCCATCCTCGACCGGCTCACCGAAGCCAAAAAACTAATCGCGGACGGAGCCGACGTCAAAGCAACAGACCAGTACGGCCGCACCGCGCTTCACTGGACCATCTTTGGCTCCAGCTACAACACCAAGCCGAAGATCATCGTGGCCTACGAAGGTATCGCAGACCAGCTCATACAACACGGCGTAGAGATCAATCGCGAAGACATCTACAACGACACCGCCCTCGACTACCTCCTCTACTCCCCCAACTTCGAGATCCAGACCCTGCTGATAGAAAACGGCGCAACCAGCGGATTTCTCACCGCCTTCTTCCACTTCTTCAATCAGGAGAACGGCGACATGCCGCACTCCATTGCCGCCAGCGTAGCGCAGTCAAGGAAAGCCGATCTCGCCCCCGGCCAAACCTTGAGCGTCCGGCTCAACGGCCCCGTCTACAGCGAGCACTCCCGCACCGGCGACCCAGTCGAAGGCACCGTCACCTATCCTCTCTGCAAGAGCGGAGAAAACATCTCCTGTCCCGCTGGCGAACTCGTCATCGCCCCCGGCACGAAGGTTCAGGCAACCGTCCTCTTCGCGCAAAAAGCTCCGGACAAATACTCCCGCCCACGCCTTGTCCTCGACTTCTCCAACATCATTCATGCCGACGGCACACGCTCGCCACTCTACGCTCGCGTCATCGATGTCGATAACGCCCGCGAGACCGTCCGCAACAACGAGATCCTCGGCATCATCCAGCCTCACGCCTCCACCAAGGGATCCATTGCTCTCGCCGGCCTCAGCATGGTCAATCCCATCGCGGGATACACCATCAAAGGCGTCTCCGCGGTCTACGGCCTCTCCATTCGACGCGAGATTCTCTTCCCCGCAGGAACCGACCTGCAGATCCAGGTCGTCCGGCCCTCCATGCTGAAGACCCGCGACACCTGG
This window encodes:
- a CDS encoding glycosyltransferase family 2 protein; the protein is MQKIAVHIVRFNQDLDLLERCIRAALNQDFDDYTVTVTENGSSDSVESSLLAQFGTHPRFRFTDNKKNLGFAGANNKFFRDSDSEFVMPLNPDTVMPPDYLSRLLIAFIDPLVAAAEGKMLKPEPLPDGLWILDGTGMTVSRARRARERGQLEVDHGQYDLAIEVFGVSATAAAYRKSALETIKFGESEYFDEDFFTYWEDLDLSWRIRLAGFRCVYVPNAIIYHSRFAGQSKHGFRKPSEFTRHIRNLPTRVVYWDWRNHLFSIIKNDFGRSFLRDSPFIVTRELLLFGYLVLIEPKLIAGIPEFFRLLPRILRKRKIVQQNRVATSEDMQRWFSSR
- the glf gene encoding UDP-galactopyranose mutase; this encodes MSDLQRSFSRDPMLQTQLHLKILERGCDKSSIEYSRMKTDILVVGAGFAGAVMAERFASRGRSVLVIDKRPHIGGNAFDQFDSAGVLVHQYGPHIFHTNASHVEAYLSRFTEWRKYEHRVLSSVGGSLYPMPINRETINRLYDLSLDEDGVATFLEGVREKRMPIRNSEDLVLNNVGRDLCDKFFRNYTRKQWGLDLSELSPAVAGRIPVRTNDDDRYFTDTFQNMPADGYTRMFERMLDHPNIRVELETDFRDIRHKVAAEKIFYCGPLDAYFDFCYGKLPYRSLSFRHQHLPHVGQHQPVGTINYPNDYEYTRITEFKHLTGQVHAGTSIVYEYPETHGEPYYPVPTTENQALYQSYKKLADAESSTFFIGRLAEYRYYNMDQVVAAALLLSGKLLN
- a CDS encoding GDP-L-fucose synthase family protein, giving the protein MKLDSRIYIAGHRGLVGSAIHRALQQRGYTNLLTRTRAQLDLLEASSVARFFAENKPQYVFLAAAKVGGIAANITFPADFLRENLIIQMNIIEAARRSDVSRLLFLGSSCIYPRLASQPMPESSLLTGPLEPTNRPYALAKIAGIEMCWSYNRQYGTKYLAALPSNIYGPNDNFDPKTSHVLPALIRKTFEAIRSGAKEITVWGTGTPRREFLYSGDLAEACLFLMNLDDASFQSLLVEDAPPLINLGTGEDLTIRELAEIVCRTLGYSGELVFDSSKPDGTLRKLMDVTRLHDLGWRHSTGLEQGIGLTWSAVRDTLSKVSE
- a CDS encoding DinB family protein, which gives rise to MVMYAQESDAALLDSAELSERLATVLREWMPWLVTLSEAEASVPERPGKWSAKQVIGHLIDSAVNNLGRVVRLQIEPGQSESGYEQVEWVNLQHYAEREWAQVLALWFALNEHMTWTVRHIEKSRLTSVGLIEGESLTLGFLIEDYVAHMQHHLRLMKVWLGTGGEKVRQSSGMDGAGV
- a CDS encoding YraN family protein, translated to MWIDLQAWAMRRLDSLSVRREGVPAHLATGEQGEREALFHLRRLGYTVVAQRWKTAKVWGDIDLVGWDGPTLCFVEVKARGARDGMTAESAVDRDKREMLRRMARAYLKGFPEKLRDNVSVRFDVVSVYLLPTGTEFEVYKGAFGW
- a CDS encoding glycosyltransferase; this encodes MTPSTNAAVVVTFNRKQLLAECLDALLNQSLPLDAVFIVDNASSDGTELFLQERGYLENPLVNYVRLAENLGGAGGFHAGMSAACNAGFDWIWVMDDDTEPYLDSLELMNVWKSYPRVVAIANIKVDRLGNETADGLRLMSRVATGPYTKVRFSSFVGLLIRNDSIKKIGLPIPEFFIHRDDTEFCMRLRTIGDIALANGSIVAHKEVARRQKSKQIFSHVFYQKDIQGFCFDYYRHRNTAWIEQHYRKNPVIRYLLLAVRFACFAAAVIIFDADHRWLRIKILAKAYFDGIRGCFDNGFPQRLRERLKTLESEGR
- a CDS encoding LssY C-terminal domain-containing protein — translated: MPSASRASLFLLGVFLTLAGPARDQAIAQSQPAPSTQADQQSPPEAAEATADTQETPDDELDTAAVTLDLSHTSPLIQKLYQATRETKEQPILDRLTEAKKLIADGADVKATDQYGRTALHWTIFGSSYNTKPKIIVAYEGIADQLIQHGVEINREDIYNDTALDYLLYSPNFEIQTLLIENGATSGFLTAFFHFFNQENGDMPHSIAASVAQSRKADLAPGQTLSVRLNGPVYSEHSRTGDPVEGTVTYPLCKSGENISCPAGELVIAPGTKVQATVLFAQKAPDKYSRPRLVLDFSNIIHADGTRSPLYARVIDVDNARETVRNNEILGIIQPHASTKGSIALAGLSMVNPIAGYTIKGVSAVYGLSIRREILFPAGTDLQIQVVRPSMLKTRDTWSGWPVLPVDAPLKALVTSAPLRVHTKDNKPSDVTNLMFLGSRQQLEAAFKESGWFEADSLSMGSAAKSVQATIRGAGYTNAPVSLLTVNGKPPDLVFQKSLDTFAKRHHIRIWKEPGTYQGRDVWIGAATHDIAISTARKNTKWSHRIDPHVDREREWIETDLLYSGTATSYALVDRPHAPKKTANATGDELLTDGQLSIVELGPTKPNILNPPSPVLQSH
- the gmd gene encoding GDP-mannose 4,6-dehydratase; the protein is MKKALITGVTGQDGAYLAEFLLAKGYEVHGIKRRASLFNTSRVDHLYEDPHSPSTRFFLHYGDLTDSSSLIHIVQKVQPDEIYNLGAQSHVHVSFEQPEYTADADAMGPLRLLEAIRILGLEKKTKFYQASTSELYGLVQETPQRETTPFYPRSPYAVAKLYAYWICINYREAYGIYACNGILFNHESPLRGETFVTRKITRGLARVKAGLQDQIFLGNLSAKRDWGHARDYVEMQWLMLQQEKPQDYVIATGEQYSVRDFVQRCATLLDLNLTWQGSGLEEKALDSKGKMVVAVDPRYFRPTEVETLLGDPGKAKRELGWTPRISFDELVREMVEADFSAAQRDALVRKHGFAAYNVREN